A genomic region of Mesobacillus jeotgali contains the following coding sequences:
- a CDS encoding ATP-binding protein → MEAMKHSLHSQLSAGMEKKRSYARRLNLAGPDSPDLSPTFFSIKRPFLYHNLAITKDELTMVDLFKDRAILESKNLKLEQEIYEKRQTLKHLELAIESATGDFLSASASHLAAGLAHEIRNPLTTIKGFIQLLQPELQAAGKQEFADVALDELNRANSLLTEFLSVLKPSSSEKKKISVNKLAASMFRLFSSESILKDIELDIELPDEELYVLADEKAVKQVLINLLKNAIEAVEGNTRNKGSIKLAVNEDGGFIHVSVLDNGYGIDEYSLKKIFTPFYTTKTDGTGMGLVISKQIIENHGGEMTVTTQPFKTIFEFSLPAI, encoded by the coding sequence CTCACAATTAAGTGCTGGAATGGAGAAGAAACGGTCGTATGCAAGGAGATTAAACTTAGCAGGTCCAGATAGTCCTGATTTATCTCCGACTTTCTTTTCAATCAAAAGACCTTTCCTATATCATAATCTGGCAATTACGAAGGATGAGTTGACAATGGTTGATCTATTTAAAGATAGAGCAATTCTCGAAAGCAAAAATCTAAAGCTCGAACAGGAAATATATGAAAAACGGCAAACTTTAAAGCATCTAGAACTGGCCATTGAATCAGCCACTGGTGATTTTCTATCTGCTTCAGCGAGCCATTTGGCGGCCGGATTAGCCCATGAAATAAGGAATCCACTGACAACTATCAAGGGTTTTATCCAGTTGCTTCAGCCGGAACTGCAGGCTGCCGGTAAGCAGGAGTTCGCAGACGTAGCTCTTGATGAACTTAATAGAGCCAACAGCTTACTGACTGAATTTCTTTCCGTACTGAAACCTTCCTCCTCTGAGAAAAAGAAAATATCTGTTAACAAGTTAGCTGCAAGTATGTTCAGGCTATTTTCAAGCGAGTCCATTCTAAAGGATATCGAATTAGATATTGAACTTCCTGATGAAGAGTTGTATGTACTGGCAGATGAAAAAGCGGTCAAGCAAGTGTTAATCAATTTATTGAAAAATGCCATAGAGGCTGTTGAAGGAAATACGAGGAATAAAGGGTCTATAAAATTGGCCGTAAATGAAGATGGTGGATTCATCCACGTTAGTGTATTGGATAATGGTTATGGAATAGATGAATACTCCCTGAAAAAAATCTTCACTCCATTCTATACAACAAAAACTGACGGAACCGGTATGGGACTGGTCATCAGCAAGCAAATAATAGAAAATCATGGCGGAGAAATGACGGTTACCACTCAGCCCTTTAAGACCATATTCGAATTTTCCCTCCCCGCTATTTAA
- a CDS encoding CapA family protein yields the protein MRKKKKKPFGLALFTGLGVLASVLTFQMYHEAEAKAPSIKMKSQKSHLERSYDVSGKSFVETVKLGAIGDILVHDTVYEDAFMNPGYDFKPMLSNVKEYLIEPDLLLANQETLLGGVEIGLSSYPMFNSPVEVGEAFIDAGVDIVSNANNHSLDKFEKGVLASIQNMEAAGLPYVGSYKDDADQQKLRILNKNGIDVSYLSYTYGTNGIPVPLGKDHLVNLIDREAMKAEIHRARAESDVVVMSIHWGNEYQRFPTTDQKELAQFLVDEGVDIIFGHHPHVLQPMEWLTATDGRKALVVYSLGNFLSGQMWDYKDIGGLATVEITKTITPEGNKIVLENPEFLPTFVSSSRQRNYQVVPLQEAGKFGLAGAENKYNEIMHHMTQFIKE from the coding sequence ATGAGAAAAAAGAAGAAAAAACCTTTTGGACTGGCCTTGTTTACTGGTTTAGGTGTTTTGGCATCTGTATTAACATTTCAGATGTATCATGAAGCTGAGGCAAAGGCACCAAGTATAAAAATGAAATCTCAGAAATCACATCTTGAGAGAAGCTATGATGTTTCTGGAAAGAGCTTTGTGGAAACGGTGAAATTAGGAGCAATCGGTGATATCCTGGTCCACGATACGGTTTATGAAGATGCTTTTATGAATCCTGGGTATGATTTCAAACCGATGCTCAGTAATGTTAAGGAATATTTAATTGAACCTGACCTATTGCTGGCAAACCAGGAAACACTTCTTGGCGGAGTGGAAATCGGACTGTCTAGCTATCCTATGTTCAATAGTCCGGTTGAGGTTGGTGAGGCGTTTATAGATGCCGGAGTGGATATTGTTTCAAATGCAAATAACCATTCGCTTGATAAGTTTGAAAAAGGTGTACTAGCTTCCATTCAAAATATGGAAGCTGCCGGTCTTCCTTATGTAGGATCATACAAGGATGATGCCGACCAGCAAAAGCTGCGCATATTGAATAAAAACGGGATTGATGTTTCCTATTTATCATACACCTATGGAACTAACGGGATTCCAGTCCCTTTAGGCAAGGATCATCTCGTGAACCTGATTGACCGAGAAGCGATGAAGGCTGAAATTCATCGCGCTAGAGCAGAATCTGATGTTGTAGTTATGAGTATCCACTGGGGAAATGAATACCAGCGCTTCCCTACCACTGACCAAAAGGAACTTGCTCAGTTTCTTGTTGATGAGGGTGTCGATATCATCTTTGGCCATCACCCACATGTACTGCAGCCTATGGAGTGGCTGACGGCGACAGACGGCAGAAAAGCACTGGTGGTCTATTCTCTGGGCAATTTCCTGTCCGGGCAAATGTGGGACTATAAGGATATCGGAGGTCTTGCTACTGTTGAAATAACTAAAACCATCACACCGGAAGGTAATAAAATCGTATTGGAAAATCCTGAATTCTTGCCAACCTTTGTTTCAAGCAGCAGGCAAAGGAATTACCAGGTGGTTCCATTGCAGGAAGCCGGTAAATTCGGTCTCGCTGGAGCAGAAAATAAATATAATGAGATCATGCATCATATGACTCAATTTATAAAAGAATAA
- a CDS encoding HesB/YadR/YfhF family protein yields MNITINDDAAAWYENEMDLSSGSFLRFFVRYGGFSSIQKGFSLGVAKEDETHTIGVQTVKNGVTYYIEEKDLWYFDGHDLFICLNKVSGEPEFEYK; encoded by the coding sequence ATGAATATTACAATTAATGATGATGCAGCAGCATGGTATGAAAATGAAATGGACCTTTCATCCGGAAGCTTTTTGCGATTTTTTGTCCGGTACGGTGGTTTCAGTTCGATCCAGAAAGGTTTTTCATTAGGTGTAGCTAAAGAAGATGAAACACATACCATAGGAGTGCAAACAGTTAAAAACGGAGTAACTTATTATATTGAGGAAAAGGACCTTTGGTATTTTGATGGACATGATTTATTTATTTGCTTGAATAAAGTTTCTGGAGAACCTGAATTTGAGTATAAATAA